The Pseudomonadota bacterium sequence GCTGTTTCGTTCGCTAATCAACCTTAAAATACGTCTATCCTGTCTATTCAGTCTTTCTTGTCTATTTTGTCATGACCAGAGAGACGAAAGAAACGAGATGGACGAAAAAACGCTCCACAAAAGCTCTTCCGGCTCTGAACAGATTGCCTGATAGCGATTGATATCAGAAATTCAAAAGTTAGTCGTAACGTCTTGAATGGTAATTTATTAATTTATGTCCCCGTCTGTACAATTAATTAATCTACTTTGAATATACGATACCTTTAGTAACATTAAAAATAATATTTAGGTTTTTTTCGTTGGCTTCATTAAGTAACCTAATTATGTTCTCTCTAATCTCCTCACTTGTAACATAACCAACGAACTCAAAAAGGTCTTTTATTCCAACATGTAAGGCCACGGCAATT is a genomic window containing:
- a CDS encoding helix-turn-helix transcriptional regulator, whose protein sequence is MKSTKELLGARIKEIRKIRRLSQFQLSEKVNIDPKHLSRIEVGKSYPSLETLEKIAVALHVGIKDLFEFVGYVTSEEIRENIIRLLNEANEKNLNIIFNVTKGIVYSK